The proteins below are encoded in one region of Clostridium fermenticellae:
- a CDS encoding argininosuccinate synthase: MKDKVVLAYSGGLDTSIIIQWLKENYDLDVIAACINVGQDDDMDKVREKALKTGAIKVYIEDVKEEFVTQYLFKAVKANALYEGKYMLGTSLARPLMAKRLTEIAHAEGAKYIAHGCTGKGNDQVRFEVGIAAFDPSIKIIAPWRIWDIKSREDAIDYANAKGIEISVTKKKIYSVDKNLWHTSHEGGDLEDPKNEPKQDLYMTITPPELAKDEATYIDLYFEHGIPKKLNGKDIKPVELIETLNKLGGQNGIGIVDMVENRLVGMKSRGVYETPGGTILYAAHKELEELTVDKDAFHFKQIISQKYGELVYDGLWFTTLKEALDAFIDTTQKNVTGTVKLKLYKGNVIVASIDAPHALFDQDVSSFGASDLYNHKDAEGFINIFSLPSKIKAIVDKREG; encoded by the coding sequence ATGAAAGATAAAGTTGTATTAGCATATTCAGGAGGATTAGATACTTCTATAATAATTCAATGGCTTAAAGAAAATTATGATTTAGATGTTATAGCAGCCTGCATAAATGTTGGCCAGGATGATGATATGGATAAAGTCAGGGAAAAGGCTTTAAAAACTGGTGCCATAAAAGTTTATATAGAAGATGTAAAAGAGGAATTTGTAACTCAATATTTATTCAAAGCTGTAAAAGCTAATGCTCTTTATGAAGGAAAATATATGCTTGGTACATCACTTGCAAGACCTTTGATGGCAAAAAGACTTACTGAAATAGCACATGCCGAGGGTGCAAAATATATAGCTCATGGATGCACTGGAAAAGGCAATGATCAGGTACGTTTTGAAGTTGGAATAGCAGCATTTGATCCTTCAATAAAGATAATTGCCCCTTGGAGAATATGGGATATAAAATCAAGAGAAGATGCTATAGATTATGCAAATGCTAAGGGAATAGAGATTTCAGTAACTAAGAAAAAGATATATTCAGTTGATAAAAATTTATGGCATACAAGTCATGAAGGCGGAGATTTGGAAGATCCAAAAAATGAACCTAAACAGGATTTATATATGACTATTACGCCACCAGAACTTGCAAAGGACGAAGCTACATATATTGATTTGTACTTTGAACATGGTATACCTAAAAAATTAAATGGTAAAGATATAAAGCCGGTTGAACTTATTGAAACATTAAATAAATTAGGTGGTCAAAATGGAATAGGAATCGTGGATATGGTCGAGAATAGACTTGTTGGGATGAAATCAAGAGGAGTTTATGAGACACCTGGTGGAACAATTCTTTATGCAGCACATAAGGAACTTGAAGAATTAACTGTAGATAAAGATGCATTTCATTTTAAACAAATTATATCTCAAAAATATGGTGAGCTTGTATATGATGGACTTTGGTTTACTACGCTTAAAGAGGCACTTGATGCATTCATCGATACAACGCAGAAAAATGTCACAGGTACAGTTAAACTTAAACTATATAAAGGAAATGTTATTGTTGCAAGTATAGATGCACCACATGCATTATTTGATCAAGATGTTTCTTCATTTGGAGCAAGTGATCTTTATAACCACAAGGATGCTGAAGGATTTATAAATATATTCTCTCTTCCAAGTAAAATTAAAGCTATTGTAGATAAAAGGGAAGGTTAA
- a CDS encoding amino acid ABC transporter permease yields MDTGTVINTLPILLKGSAMTVELTVITLVVGTILGILLALLKLSKNVILRFISSFYTWIFRGTPLLLQLFFFYYGLPFIGLKLTPFEAAVIGLSLNCSAYMAEIIRGGIQSVDKGQFEAAKALGFNYSETMRKIILPQTFKLIIPPVGNEFIAMLKDTSLVSTIAMVELMRSAQQMYATTFKPIEVFLTAGVLYLLMTTIFTGIFSTFEKKLSVYD; encoded by the coding sequence TTGGACACAGGAACTGTCATAAATACATTGCCTATACTGCTAAAAGGGAGTGCTATGACTGTAGAATTAACAGTTATTACTTTGGTTGTTGGAACAATACTTGGTATACTTTTAGCTCTTTTAAAGCTTTCTAAGAATGTTATATTGAGATTTATATCAAGTTTCTATACATGGATATTTAGAGGAACACCTTTACTTTTACAATTATTTTTCTTTTATTATGGTTTACCGTTTATAGGATTGAAGTTAACACCGTTTGAGGCAGCTGTAATAGGTCTTTCACTTAATTGCAGTGCATATATGGCTGAAATAATAAGAGGTGGAATTCAATCAGTGGATAAAGGACAGTTTGAAGCAGCTAAAGCTTTGGGATTTAATTATTCAGAGACAATGAGGAAGATAATATTGCCCCAGACATTTAAATTGATAATCCCACCTGTAGGAAATGAATTTATAGCTATGCTTAAAGATACATCATTAGTTTCAACGATAGCTATGGTTGAACTTATGAGGTCAGCTCAACAGATGTATGCAACTACTTTTAAGCCTATAGAAGTTTTTCTTACTGCAGGAGTGTTGTATTTGCTTATGACTACTATATTTACAGGTATTTTTTCTACATTTGAAAAAAAGCTTTCTGTTTATGATTAA
- a CDS encoding isocitrate dehydrogenase (NAD(+)), with protein MTHNITLILGDGIGPEVTMAAKKVLDESGVNIKWDIVKAGFEVIEEYGTPLPDYIIDSIKKNKIALKGPVTTPIGKGFRSVNVTLRKTLNLYANVRPIKTYKGVKSRYKNVDIVVFRENTEDLYAGIEHMVSEDIAESIKIISKKASDRIVKFAFEYAKDNNRRKVTAVHKANIMKLSDGLFLKCARNIAKEYKEIEFEGVIVDAMSMKLVLNPENYDLLVMPNLYGDILSDMASGLVGGLGLVPGANIGEDYAIFEPAHGSAPDIAGTGKANPTAAILSGVMMLKHIKEFDSADKIEKAVQKVLADGRCVTCDLGGSASTSEFTSAIIEEMNN; from the coding sequence TTGACACATAATATTACTCTCATTTTAGGAGATGGAATTGGTCCAGAAGTGACTATGGCGGCAAAGAAAGTTTTAGATGAAAGCGGAGTAAATATCAAATGGGATATTGTAAAAGCCGGATTTGAGGTTATTGAAGAGTATGGTACTCCCCTTCCTGATTATATTATAGATAGTATAAAGAAAAATAAAATAGCGCTTAAAGGGCCGGTTACTACTCCGATCGGAAAGGGATTTAGAAGTGTAAATGTCACCCTTAGAAAAACTTTGAATTTATATGCAAATGTAAGACCTATAAAGACTTACAAAGGTGTGAAATCAAGGTATAAGAATGTTGATATTGTTGTATTCAGGGAAAATACAGAAGATTTATATGCTGGAATAGAGCATATGGTAAGTGAAGATATAGCAGAAAGTATTAAGATAATATCTAAAAAGGCCAGTGATAGGATTGTGAAATTTGCATTTGAATATGCAAAGGATAATAATAGAAGGAAGGTAACAGCAGTCCATAAGGCAAATATAATGAAGTTATCGGATGGACTTTTTCTGAAGTGTGCGAGAAATATAGCTAAAGAATATAAAGAAATTGAATTTGAAGGTGTCATAGTTGACGCTATGAGCATGAAGCTTGTATTAAACCCGGAAAATTATGATTTACTCGTAATGCCTAATCTTTATGGTGATATCTTATCAGATATGGCATCTGGACTTGTGGGTGGACTCGGTTTAGTTCCTGGAGCAAACATAGGAGAAGATTATGCTATTTTTGAACCTGCGCATGGATCAGCACCAGACATAGCTGGAACAGGGAAAGCTAATCCTACTGCTGCTATTTTATCAGGAGTTATGATGCTTAAACACATAAAAGAATTTGATTCAGCAGATAAAATAGAAAAAGCTGTTCAGAAGGTACTTGCCGATGGAAGGTGTGTTACATGTGATTTAGGTGGAAGTGCTTCTACTTCAGAATTTACAAGTGCTATAATAGAAGAGATGAATAATTAA
- a CDS encoding ABC transporter substrate-binding protein, whose product MKKFKKLMALMFIFIFSAALFAGCGSSSNSSNSGQSKSSSDSSLDNIKKAGVIKIGLEDSFPPMEFRNNKNELKGFDIDMANAIGKKLGVKTEFVPTDFNGIILALKTGKFDAIISGLSITDERKKEIAFSEPYLMDSQIIIVKNGNTAIKKADDLKGKTVGVGLGTTSENVAAKMKGLKEVKKYDKTTEELQDLLIGRIDAVVVDEPVGRYYLSASDKKGKYLVLNDNLTKEPMGIGFKKENKDLQSAVQKAVNELKKEGELSKLSIKWFGTDIYK is encoded by the coding sequence ATGAAAAAATTTAAAAAACTAATGGCTTTGATGTTTATATTTATATTTTCAGCTGCACTGTTTGCAGGATGTGGTAGTTCCAGCAATTCCAGTAATTCTGGACAAAGTAAGTCAAGCAGTGATAGTTCATTAGATAATATAAAAAAAGCAGGGGTAATAAAAATAGGTCTGGAGGATTCATTTCCACCTATGGAGTTTAGAAATAATAAAAATGAATTAAAAGGTTTTGACATAGATATGGCAAATGCTATTGGTAAAAAATTAGGAGTAAAAACAGAATTTGTACCTACTGATTTTAATGGAATAATTTTAGCACTTAAAACTGGAAAATTTGATGCTATAATATCAGGACTGAGTATAACTGATGAAAGAAAGAAGGAAATAGCCTTTTCAGAACCATATTTAATGGATTCTCAAATTATAATTGTTAAAAATGGCAATACGGCTATAAAAAAAGCAGATGACTTAAAAGGTAAGACTGTTGGTGTAGGACTTGGAACTACGAGTGAAAATGTTGCCGCTAAAATGAAGGGATTAAAGGAAGTAAAAAAATATGACAAGACAACAGAAGAACTCCAGGATTTATTAATAGGTAGAATAGATGCAGTTGTAGTGGATGAACCGGTTGGAAGATATTATTTGTCAGCTTCTGATAAAAAAGGCAAGTATTTGGTGTTGAATGATAATCTTACGAAAGAACCAATGGGAATAGGATTTAAAAAGGAAAATAAAGATCTTCAGAGTGCAGTTCAAAAAGCCGTAAATGAATTGAAAAAAGAAGGAGAACTTTCTAAGCTTTCAATAAAATGGTTTGGAACTGATATATACAAATAA
- a CDS encoding hydrolase, giving the protein MAKNTKYVPTIKGILRSHMINMPEVIREASGIKVFGKRIKSFIFTTDVAVIKNNNADAIFAVYPFTPQPLITHVLITASDVPVFCGVGGGLTTGKRVINLALDAEFQGAMGIVVNSPTPNDIIRGVRDTIDSPIVVTVVSEKEDLDKRIEAGTTIFNVSAGKNTASVVRSIRSRYNEFPIIASGGKTEESIRETIEAGANSIVYTPASTGQIFKGTMEKYRADYM; this is encoded by the coding sequence ATGGCAAAAAATACTAAATACGTACCAACTATAAAGGGAATTCTTAGAAGTCATATGATAAATATGCCCGAGGTAATAAGAGAAGCGAGCGGCATTAAAGTATTTGGAAAGAGGATAAAATCATTCATATTTACTACGGATGTGGCTGTTATTAAAAATAATAATGCGGATGCAATATTTGCGGTTTATCCTTTTACACCTCAGCCACTCATAACTCATGTACTCATAACTGCATCAGATGTACCGGTTTTTTGTGGAGTTGGTGGAGGACTTACTACTGGAAAAAGGGTTATAAATTTGGCATTGGATGCTGAATTTCAAGGGGCAATGGGAATTGTTGTAAACAGTCCCACTCCAAATGATATTATAAGAGGAGTAAGAGATACAATAGATAGTCCAATAGTTGTAACTGTTGTGTCGGAAAAGGAAGACCTGGATAAAAGAATTGAGGCTGGGACTACAATTTTTAATGTATCTGCCGGTAAAAATACTGCTAGTGTTGTTAGAAGTATTAGAAGTAGATACAACGAATTTCCAATAATTGCAAGTGGAGGAAAAACTGAAGAAAGTATAAGGGAAACTATAGAAGCCGGTGCTAACTCTATTGTGTACACACCAGCTTCTACGGGCCAGATATTTAAAGGAACTATGGAGAAATATAGAGCAGATTATATGTAG
- a CDS encoding amino acid ABC transporter ATP-binding protein, translating to MENTAVNNCVDFSPKQFMIEAKNLTKKFNDLTVFENLNVDIKKGEVLVVIGPSGSGKSTFLRCLNHLEEINGGKVIIEGEELNSKDKKLLRRITTKMGMVFQNFNLFPHMTALENVMIAPSIVKKENKSDVLDKAKKLLAKVGLSDKEDFYPTKLSGGQQQRVAIARALAMNPDIMLFDEPTSALDPELVGEVLNVMKDLAKDGMTMVVVTHEMGFAREVADRVIFMDGGKIVEQGVPDDIFSHPKEERTKEFLKKVLK from the coding sequence ATGGAGAATACAGCAGTAAATAACTGTGTGGATTTTAGCCCCAAGCAGTTTATGATAGAGGCTAAAAATTTAACAAAAAAATTTAATGACCTAACTGTTTTTGAAAATTTAAATGTTGATATAAAAAAAGGTGAAGTATTAGTTGTTATTGGACCATCAGGATCCGGGAAAAGTACATTTTTAAGATGTTTAAACCATTTAGAGGAAATAAATGGTGGAAAAGTAATTATCGAAGGGGAAGAACTTAATTCTAAAGATAAGAAATTACTCAGAAGAATTACGACTAAAATGGGTATGGTTTTTCAAAACTTCAATTTATTTCCGCATATGACTGCCCTTGAAAATGTAATGATAGCGCCTTCAATTGTAAAGAAGGAAAATAAATCAGATGTTTTAGATAAGGCTAAAAAACTTTTAGCTAAGGTTGGATTATCGGATAAGGAAGATTTTTATCCAACTAAACTCTCCGGTGGACAACAGCAGAGGGTAGCTATAGCCAGAGCTCTGGCTATGAATCCCGATATAATGCTTTTTGATGAACCTACATCTGCGCTTGATCCTGAACTTGTTGGAGAAGTTTTAAATGTAATGAAGGATCTTGCAAAAGACGGAATGACAATGGTTGTTGTAACTCATGAAATGGGATTTGCAAGAGAAGTGGCAGACAGAGTTATATTTATGGATGGTGGAAAGATAGTAGAACAGGGTGTACCTGATGATATATTTTCCCATCCGAAAGAAGAAAGAACAAAAGAATTTTTGAAAAAAGTACTTAAATAA
- the argH gene encoding argininosuccinate lyase: MKLWGGRFKKAENKLMEDFNSSLSFDKTLYFEDIQGSIAHVKMLAKSCILTQEECSIIQNGLKSILSDIESGKLKIDGDYEDIHSFVETNLIERVGEVGKKLHTARSRNDQVAVDLRLYAKKKAYEVIDNIEMLQAAIKELAYKNDSIMPGYTHLQRAQVITFKHHILAYYNMLLRDKKRVRNAIEIMNENPLGCCALAGTTYNIDRNFTTRELGFNKPVDNFLDGVSDRDYVIELLSCFSIIMMHLSRLSEELILWSTKEFDFVQIDDEFSTGSSIMPQKKNPDAAELIRGKTGRVYGSLIALLTIMKGIPLAYNKDMQEDKEQFFNSLDTVLSCLKIMSGMLSTLKIKEKNTFKSVKQGFLNATEAADYLANKGMPFRDAHKVIGEIVLYCEQNIKAIEDLSLEELKKFSELFEEDVYSFIDYQNTLNRGIKRELK; this comes from the coding sequence ATGAAACTTTGGGGTGGAAGATTTAAAAAAGCAGAAAACAAACTTATGGAGGATTTTAATAGTTCTCTAAGTTTTGATAAAACCTTGTACTTTGAGGATATACAAGGTAGTATTGCTCACGTTAAGATGCTTGCAAAATCATGTATATTAACTCAGGAAGAATGCAGTATTATTCAGAATGGACTGAAATCAATACTTTCTGATATTGAAAGTGGCAAGCTCAAAATAGATGGAGATTATGAAGATATTCACAGTTTTGTTGAAACTAATTTGATAGAGCGGGTAGGTGAAGTTGGCAAAAAACTTCATACTGCAAGAAGCAGGAATGACCAGGTAGCAGTAGATTTAAGATTATATGCAAAGAAGAAAGCATATGAGGTTATAGATAATATTGAAATGCTGCAGGCTGCAATAAAGGAATTAGCTTATAAAAATGATTCTATAATGCCTGGCTACACACATCTTCAGAGGGCTCAGGTAATTACTTTTAAGCATCATATATTAGCATATTATAATATGCTTTTAAGAGACAAGAAGAGAGTTAGAAATGCAATTGAGATAATGAATGAAAATCCATTAGGCTGCTGTGCATTAGCTGGAACTACGTATAATATAGATAGAAATTTTACAACCAGGGAGCTGGGTTTTAATAAGCCAGTAGACAATTTTTTAGATGGAGTAAGTGATAGAGATTATGTTATTGAACTATTGTCTTGTTTTTCAATAATTATGATGCACCTTAGCAGGTTAAGCGAAGAACTTATTCTATGGAGTACAAAAGAGTTTGACTTTGTTCAGATAGATGATGAGTTTTCAACAGGAAGTAGTATTATGCCTCAAAAGAAAAATCCCGATGCTGCAGAACTCATAAGAGGCAAAACTGGGAGAGTATATGGTTCATTAATTGCACTGCTTACCATTATGAAAGGCATTCCCCTTGCCTATAATAAAGATATGCAGGAAGATAAGGAGCAGTTTTTTAATTCCTTAGATACTGTATTAAGCTGCTTGAAAATTATGAGTGGTATGCTCTCCACATTAAAAATAAAAGAAAAGAATACATTTAAATCGGTAAAGCAGGGATTTCTAAATGCAACAGAGGCAGCAGATTATCTTGCTAATAAAGGAATGCCATTTAGAGATGCACATAAGGTAATAGGGGAGATTGTACTTTATTGTGAACAAAATATAAAAGCCATAGAGGATTTATCGTTAGAAGAACTTAAAAAATTTAGTGAATTATTTGAAGAAGATGTATATAGTTTCATCGACTATCAGAATACATTAAATAGAGGAATAAAAAGAGAATTGAAATAA
- a CDS encoding DUF378 domain-containing protein, protein MKSLDTTALIFIIIGAINWGLIGFFKFDLIASLFGTMSTLSRIIYALVGISGLYSLSFLGRERDTNENMENRETR, encoded by the coding sequence ATGAAATCATTAGATACTACCGCATTAATTTTTATAATCATAGGTGCTATAAACTGGGGCTTAATTGGATTTTTTAAATTTGATTTAATTGCTTCCTTGTTTGGTACAATGTCCACATTAAGCAGAATAATATATGCTCTTGTCGGAATATCTGGATTATACTCTCTTTCATTTTTAGGTAGAGAAAGAGACACTAATGAAAATATGGAAAACAGGGAAACTAGATAA